A single region of the Bacteroides luhongzhouii genome encodes:
- the thrS gene encoding threonine--tRNA ligase: MIKITFPDGSVREYNEGVNGLQIAESISSRLAQEVLACGVNGETYDLGRPINEDANFVLYKWDDEEGKHAFWHTSAHLLAEALQELYPGIQFGIGPAIENGFYYDVDPGEAVIKESDLPAIEAKMLELAAKKEDVVRKSIAKTDALKMFGDRGETYKCELISELEDGHITTYTQGAFTDLCRGPHLMTTAPIKAIKLTAVAGAYWRGHEDRKMLTRIYGITFPKKKMLDEYLVLLEEAKKRDHRKIGKEMQLFMFSETVGKGLPMWLPKGTALRLRLQEFLRRIQTRYDYQEVITPPIGNKLLYVTSGHYAKYGKDAFQPIHTPEEGEEYFLKPMNCPHHCEIYKNFPRSYKDLPLRIAEFGTVCRYEQSGELHGLTRVRSFTQDDAHIFCRPEQVKDEFLRVMDIISIVFRSMDFQNFEAQISLRDKVNREKYIGSDDNWEKAEQAIIEACAEKGLPAKIEYGEAAFYGPKLDFMVKDAIGRRWQLGTIQVDYNLPERFELEYMGSDNQKHRPVMIHRAPFGSMERFVAVLIEHTAGKFPLWLTPEQVVILPISEKFNEYAEQVKMYLKMHEIRAIVDDRNEKIGRKIRDNEMKRIPYMLIVGEKEAENGEVSVRRQGEGDKGTMKFEEFAKILNEEVQNMINKW, from the coding sequence ATGATAAAGATAACATTTCCCGATGGCTCCGTTCGTGAGTATAACGAAGGAGTGAACGGTTTACAGATTGCTGAAAGTATCAGCTCACGTCTGGCACAGGAAGTGCTGGCGTGTGGCGTGAACGGCGAGACTTATGATTTAGGACGTCCTATTAATGAAGATGCTAATTTTGTTCTTTATAAATGGGATGATGAAGAAGGTAAACATGCGTTTTGGCATACAAGTGCACACTTGCTGGCGGAAGCTTTGCAGGAACTTTATCCGGGTATCCAGTTTGGTATCGGGCCGGCTATCGAGAACGGATTCTACTATGATGTGGATCCGGGTGAAGCTGTGATTAAAGAAAGTGACCTTCCTGCCATTGAAGCTAAAATGTTGGAACTGGCTGCAAAGAAAGAAGATGTAGTCAGAAAAAGCATCGCAAAGACAGATGCTCTGAAAATGTTTGGCGATCGTGGCGAAACATACAAATGTGAATTGATCTCCGAACTGGAAGACGGACACATTACAACTTATACCCAGGGTGCATTTACTGACCTTTGTCGTGGTCCTCACTTGATGACGACTGCTCCGATCAAGGCTATCAAACTGACTGCTGTGGCTGGTGCTTACTGGCGTGGTCATGAAGATCGTAAGATGCTGACTCGTATTTATGGTATCACGTTCCCGAAAAAGAAAATGCTGGATGAATATCTGGTATTGCTGGAGGAAGCGAAGAAGCGTGACCACCGTAAGATCGGTAAAGAGATGCAGTTGTTTATGTTCTCTGAAACTGTTGGTAAGGGATTGCCTATGTGGTTGCCGAAAGGTACTGCATTGCGTCTGCGTCTGCAAGAGTTCTTGCGTCGTATCCAGACACGTTACGATTATCAGGAAGTAATCACTCCGCCAATCGGTAATAAATTGCTGTATGTGACTTCAGGGCACTATGCAAAATATGGTAAGGATGCATTCCAGCCTATTCATACTCCGGAAGAGGGTGAAGAGTATTTCTTGAAACCAATGAACTGTCCTCACCACTGTGAGATTTACAAGAACTTCCCACGTTCATATAAGGACCTTCCACTGCGTATTGCAGAATTTGGTACGGTTTGTCGTTATGAACAAAGTGGTGAGTTACACGGTTTAACTCGTGTTCGTAGCTTTACACAGGATGATGCGCATATCTTCTGCCGTCCGGAACAAGTGAAAGATGAATTCCTTCGTGTGATGGATATCATATCTATTGTGTTCCGTTCTATGGATTTCCAGAATTTTGAAGCACAGATATCTTTGCGTGATAAAGTGAACCGTGAAAAGTATATCGGTAGTGATGATAACTGGGAAAAGGCTGAACAGGCTATTATCGAGGCTTGTGCGGAAAAAGGCTTGCCTGCTAAGATTGAGTATGGAGAGGCAGCTTTCTATGGTCCTAAACTTGACTTTATGGTGAAAGACGCTATCGGTCGTCGTTGGCAGCTGGGTACGATCCAGGTTGACTACAACTTACCGGAACGTTTTGAACTTGAATATATGGGCTCTGACAATCAGAAGCATCGTCCGGTAATGATTCATCGTGCTCCGTTCGGATCAATGGAACGTTTTGTTGCCGTACTGATTGAACACACTGCCGGTAAGTTCCCATTGTGGCTGACACCGGAACAGGTAGTTATTCTGCCAATCAGTGAGAAGTTCAATGAATATGCAGAGCAGGTGAAGATGTATCTGAAGATGCACGAAATCCGTGCGATTGTGGATGACCGCAACGAGAAGATCGGCCGTAAGATCCGTGATAATGAAATGAAACGTATTCCTTATATGCTGATTGTCGGCGAAAAAGAAGCTGAAAATGGTGAAGTTTCTGTTCGTAGACAAGGCGAAGGGGACAAAGGAACCATGAAATTTGAAGAATTTGCTAAAATTTTGAACGAAGAAGTTCAGAATATGATAAATAAATGGTAA
- the infC gene encoding translation initiation factor IF-3, whose product MKNDTLKGQYRINEQIRAKEVRIVSDDIEPKVYPIFQALKMAEEKELDLVEISPNAQPPVCRIIDYSKFLYQLKKRQKEQKAKQVKVNVKEIRFGPQTDDHDYNFKLKHAKGFLEDGDKVKAYVFFKGRSILFKEQGEVLLLRFANDLEDYAKVDQMPILEGKRMTIQLSPKKKEASKKPATAGAPKPAPVQKAEKPETGEE is encoded by the coding sequence ATGAAGAATGACACTCTAAAAGGGCAATACAGAATCAATGAACAGATTCGTGCCAAGGAAGTTCGCATAGTAAGCGATGATATTGAACCGAAAGTATATCCAATCTTTCAGGCTCTGAAAATGGCTGAAGAGAAAGAATTGGATTTAGTGGAAATTTCTCCTAATGCTCAACCCCCTGTTTGTCGTATTATTGATTATTCTAAATTTCTTTATCAATTAAAGAAACGCCAGAAGGAACAGAAAGCGAAGCAGGTTAAGGTTAATGTGAAGGAAATCCGTTTCGGACCCCAGACAGACGACCATGATTACAACTTTAAGTTGAAGCATGCTAAGGGATTTTTGGAAGATGGCGATAAAGTGAAGGCTTATGTATTCTTTAAAGGTCGTTCCATCCTTTTCAAGGAACAAGGTGAAGTGCTTTTGCTTCGTTTTGCAAATGACCTGGAAGACTACGCTAAAGTGGATCAAATGCCGATACTGGAAGGTAAGCGCATGACTATTCAGCTTTCTCCGAAAAAGAAAGAAGCTTCTAAAAAGCCGGCAACAGCTGGTGCGCCGAAACCTGCTCCTGTACAAAAAGCAGAGAAGCCGGAAACGGGCGAAGAATAA
- the rpmI gene encoding 50S ribosomal protein L35 encodes MPKMKTNSGSKKRFTLTGTGKIKRKHAFHSHILTKKTKKRKRNLCYSTTVDTTNVSQVKELLAMK; translated from the coding sequence ATGCCAAAGATGAAGACTAACTCCGGTTCTAAAAAAAGGTTTACCCTTACCGGAACAGGTAAAATCAAAAGAAAGCACGCTTTTCACAGTCACATTTTGACTAAGAAAACTAAGAAGAGAAAAAGAAATCTGTGCTACTCTACAACTGTTGATACAACAAATGTAAGCCAGGTTAAGGAACTCTTAGCAATGAAGTAA
- the rplT gene encoding 50S ribosomal protein L20: MPRSVNHVASKARRKKILKLTRGYFGARKNVWTVAKNTWEKGLTYAFRDRRNKKRNFRALWIQRINAAARLEGMSYSKLMGGLHKAGIEINRKVLADLAMNHPEAFKAVVAKAKAA; encoded by the coding sequence ATGCCAAGATCAGTAAATCATGTTGCTTCAAAAGCAAGAAGAAAGAAAATTTTGAAATTAACCAGAGGTTACTTTGGTGCAAGAAAGAATGTATGGACCGTAGCTAAAAACACTTGGGAAAAGGGTTTGACTTACGCGTTCCGTGACCGTAGAAATAAGAAAAGAAACTTCCGCGCTCTTTGGATACAACGTATCAACGCTGCTGCACGTCTTGAAGGAATGTCTTATTCTAAATTGATGGGCGGTCTGCATAAAGCCGGTATTGAAATAAACCGTAAGGTTTTGGCTGATTTAGCTATGAATCACCCGGAAGCTTTCAAAGCTGTAGTTGCAAAAGCAAAAGCTGCTTAA
- a CDS encoding EFR1 family ferrodoxin (N-terminal region resembles flavodoxins. C-terminal ferrodoxin region binds two 4Fe-4S clusters.): MIFYFSGTGNSKWIANQLSKEQKEELVFIPDALKNRTLEFCLREDEKIGFVFPIYSWAPPEIVLNFIRQLSLKGYKGQYLFFVCSCGDDTGLTQQVLEKALSNKGWKCHAGFSVTMPNNYVLLPGFDVDKKELEEKKLADAIPAVNQINASISRREELFLCHEGSIPFIKTRIINPLFNRFQMSPKNFYTTDACIGCKRCEKSCPVGNIMMMDGKPLWGMDCTSCLACYHVCPQHAVQYGKRTKDKGQYFNPN, translated from the coding sequence ATGATATTCTATTTCTCCGGTACTGGTAATTCTAAATGGATTGCGAATCAGCTTTCCAAAGAGCAAAAAGAAGAATTGGTTTTTATTCCCGATGCGTTAAAGAACAGAACGCTGGAGTTTTGTTTGCGGGAAGATGAGAAGATCGGTTTTGTATTTCCTATCTATTCGTGGGCACCTCCTGAAATTGTACTTAATTTTATTCGACAACTCTCTTTAAAGGGGTATAAAGGACAATATTTGTTTTTTGTTTGTTCTTGTGGGGATGATACCGGGCTTACACAGCAAGTGCTGGAGAAGGCTTTGAGTAATAAAGGCTGGAAGTGTCATGCCGGCTTTTCTGTAACTATGCCCAATAATTATGTGCTACTTCCCGGTTTTGACGTAGATAAGAAAGAGCTGGAGGAGAAAAAACTGGCAGATGCTATTCCGGCTGTCAATCAGATTAATGCTTCAATAAGTAGGAGAGAAGAGTTGTTTCTTTGTCATGAAGGGAGTATTCCTTTTATTAAGACGAGGATTATCAATCCTTTATTTAATCGCTTTCAGATGTCCCCGAAGAATTTTTATACTACGGATGCTTGTATTGGATGTAAGCGTTGTGAGAAGAGCTGTCCGGTAGGGAATATCATGATGATGGATGGGAAGCCTCTTTGGGGAATGGATTGCACCTCATGCCTGGCATGTTATCATGTTTGTCCGCAGCATGCGGTGCAATATGGAAAAAGAACGAAAGATAAAGGGCAGTATTTCAACCCTAATTAA
- the xpt gene encoding xanthine phosphoribosyltransferase, whose translation MQLLKKRILQDGKCYEGGILKVDGFINHQMDPVLMKSIGVEFVRRFAATNVNKIMTIEASGIAPAIMTGYLMDLPVVFAKKKSPKTIQNALSTTVHSFTKDRDYEVVISADFLTPNDNVLFVDDFLAYGNAALGIIDLIKQSGANLVGMGFIIEKAFQNGRKKLEEQGVRVESLAIIEDLSNCCIKIKDE comes from the coding sequence ATGCAATTACTTAAAAAGAGAATTTTGCAAGACGGAAAATGCTACGAAGGAGGTATCCTGAAAGTAGACGGTTTTATTAATCATCAAATGGACCCTGTCCTGATGAAATCAATCGGAGTTGAGTTTGTCCGTCGTTTTGCAGCCACAAACGTAAATAAGATTATGACAATCGAAGCCAGCGGCATCGCCCCGGCTATCATGACAGGCTACCTAATGGATTTACCAGTTGTATTTGCAAAGAAAAAGTCTCCTAAAACCATCCAGAATGCACTAAGCACCACTGTGCACTCATTCACCAAAGATCGTGATTATGAAGTCGTTATCAGTGCCGATTTCCTCACTCCAAACGACAATGTCCTTTTCGTGGATGACTTCCTCGCGTATGGCAATGCCGCATTAGGCATTATCGACCTCATCAAGCAATCCGGAGCAAATTTGGTAGGAATGGGATTCATTATTGAAAAAGCCTTCCAAAATGGGCGTAAAAAACTCGAGGAACAAGGCGTCAGAGTAGAAAGCCTGGCTATCATTGAAGACTTATCCAATTGCTGCATTAAAATCAAAGACGAATAG
- a CDS encoding phenylacetate--CoA ligase produces MSTQYWEEELETMSREKLQELQLQRLKKTINIAANAPYYKEVFSKHGITADSIQSLDDIRKIPFTTKSDMRAHYPFGLVAGDMSNDGVRIHSSSGTTGNPTVIVHSQHDLDSWANLVARCLYAVGIRKTDVFQNSSGYGMFTGGLGFQYGAERLGCLTVPAAAGNSKRQIKFINDFKTTALHAIPSYAIRLAEVFQEEGLDPKETTLKTLVIGAEPHTDEQRRKIEKMLGVKAYNSFGMTEMNGPGVAFECQEQNGMHFWEDCYLVEIIDPETGEPVPEGEIGELVLTTLDREMMPLIRYRTRDLTHILPGKCPCGRTHIRIDRIKGRSDDMFIIKGVNIFPMQVEKILVQFPELGSNYLITLETVNNQDEMIVEVELSDLSTDNYIELEKIRKDITRQLKDEILVTPKVKLVKKGSLPQSEGKAVRVKDLRDNK; encoded by the coding sequence ATGAGTACACAATACTGGGAAGAAGAACTAGAGACCATGAGCCGGGAGAAGTTGCAGGAATTGCAGCTTCAACGGCTTAAAAAAACAATTAATATAGCTGCGAACGCTCCATATTACAAAGAAGTTTTCAGCAAACATGGCATCACAGCAGATAGCATACAGTCATTGGATGATATCCGCAAAATACCTTTCACTACCAAATCTGACATGCGCGCCCACTACCCGTTCGGACTGGTGGCAGGTGATATGAGCAATGATGGCGTACGTATTCACTCTTCCAGTGGTACCACCGGAAACCCTACTGTTATTGTTCACTCACAACACGACCTCGATTCCTGGGCCAACCTGGTAGCCCGCTGTCTGTACGCAGTAGGAATACGCAAGACTGACGTTTTCCAAAACAGCTCCGGATATGGTATGTTTACAGGAGGTTTAGGCTTCCAATACGGTGCAGAACGCTTGGGCTGCCTGACGGTCCCTGCCGCTGCAGGAAACAGTAAACGACAGATTAAATTCATCAACGACTTTAAGACCACCGCTTTACATGCTATCCCCAGCTATGCCATCCGCCTTGCAGAAGTCTTTCAGGAAGAAGGACTCGACCCTAAAGAAACCACACTGAAAACCCTGGTTATCGGTGCCGAACCTCATACCGACGAACAACGCCGGAAAATAGAAAAGATGCTGGGCGTAAAAGCATACAACAGCTTCGGTATGACAGAAATGAACGGTCCCGGTGTTGCTTTCGAATGTCAGGAACAGAATGGAATGCACTTCTGGGAAGACTGTTACCTGGTAGAAATTATCGACCCGGAAACAGGCGAACCTGTTCCGGAAGGCGAAATCGGAGAATTAGTACTTACGACTCTTGATCGTGAAATGATGCCGTTAATTCGCTATCGTACCCGCGATTTAACCCATATCCTTCCCGGAAAATGCCCATGTGGCCGCACCCATATCCGTATCGACCGCATCAAGGGACGCAGTGATGATATGTTCATTATCAAGGGAGTAAACATCTTCCCGATGCAGGTAGAAAAGATTCTCGTACAATTCCCCGAGTTAGGCAGCAACTACCTGATTACGCTGGAAACTGTCAACAACCAAGACGAAATGATCGTCGAAGTAGAATTAAGCGACCTTTCTACTGACAATTATATTGAGCTGGAAAAGATCCGCAAGGATATAACCCGCCAATTGAAGGATGAAATATTGGTGACTCCTAAAGTTAAACTGGTAAAGAAAGGCTCTCTCCCGCAAAGCGAAGGAAAAGCCGTCCGGGTGAAAGACTTAAGAGACAACAAGTAA
- a CDS encoding indolepyruvate oxidoreductase subunit beta gives MKKDIILSGVGGQGILSIATVIGKAALKEGLYMKQAEVHGMSQRGGDVQSNLRISDQPIASDLIPSGKCDLIISLEPMEGLRYLPYLSPTGWLVTNETPFVNIPNYPETDKVMAEIDKLPHKIVLNVDKVAKEVGSARVANIVLLGATIPFLGIDYEKVQDSIREIFLRKGEAIVEMNLKALAAGKEIAEKLMQ, from the coding sequence ATGAAAAAAGACATTATATTATCAGGAGTCGGCGGACAGGGAATTCTGTCCATTGCCACAGTAATCGGCAAAGCTGCCTTGAAAGAAGGATTATACATGAAACAAGCGGAAGTACACGGAATGAGCCAACGCGGAGGAGATGTTCAATCTAATCTCCGTATCAGCGACCAGCCGATTGCTTCAGACCTGATCCCATCAGGAAAATGCGATCTCATCATCTCATTGGAACCGATGGAAGGATTGCGTTACCTCCCCTACCTTAGCCCTACCGGCTGGTTGGTGACTAATGAAACTCCATTTGTCAACATCCCCAATTATCCGGAAACAGACAAAGTAATGGCAGAAATCGACAAACTGCCTCATAAGATAGTATTGAACGTAGACAAAGTGGCAAAAGAAGTAGGCTCCGCCCGCGTTGCCAACATTGTCTTACTGGGAGCGACAATCCCATTCCTGGGCATTGATTACGAAAAAGTGCAAGACAGCATCCGTGAAATCTTCCTGCGTAAGGGAGAAGCAATTGTAGAAATGAATCTTAAAGCATTGGCAGCCGGCAAAGAAATTGCGGAAAAGCTAATGCAATAA
- a CDS encoding thiamine pyrophosphate-dependent enzyme: MSKQLLLGDEAIAQAALDAGLSGVYAYPGTPSTEITEYIQMAPITTEQNIHNRWCANEKTAMEAALGMSFVGKRALVCMKHVGMNVAADCFVNSAITGVKGGLIVIAADDPSMHSSQNEQDSRFYGDFSLIPMYEPSNQQEAYDMVYSGFEFSEKLGEPILMRMVTRLAHSRSGVERKKQKPQNSISFSEDPRQFILLPGNARKRYKVLLARQDEFIKASEESPYNKYTDGPNKKLGIVACGIGYNYLMENYPEGCEYPVLKIGQYPLPKKQLHQLIESCDEILVLEDGQPFVEKQLKGYLGIGVKVKGRLDGTLSQDGELNPDSVARAVGKENKSEFGIPSVVEMRPPALCEGCGHRDMYITLTEVLKEEYPSHKVFSDIGCYTLGANAPFNAINSCVDMGASITMAKGAADGGLFPAVAVIGDSTFTHSGMTGLLDCVNENASVTIVISDNETTAMTGGQDSAGTGRIEAICAGIGVDPAHIRVVTPLKKNYEEMKQIIREEIEYRGVSVIIPRRECIQTLARKKRSK; this comes from the coding sequence ATGAGCAAGCAACTCTTACTTGGCGATGAAGCCATTGCACAAGCTGCACTGGATGCCGGACTTTCAGGCGTTTATGCCTATCCGGGTACTCCTTCAACTGAAATTACGGAATATATTCAAATGGCCCCTATAACGACCGAACAGAATATACACAACCGTTGGTGTGCCAATGAAAAAACAGCGATGGAAGCTGCCTTGGGTATGTCTTTCGTAGGTAAACGGGCATTAGTTTGCATGAAACACGTAGGTATGAATGTAGCTGCCGACTGTTTCGTCAACTCTGCCATCACAGGCGTGAAAGGCGGATTGATTGTGATAGCCGCAGACGACCCCAGTATGCACTCCTCGCAGAACGAACAGGACAGCCGTTTCTACGGAGATTTCTCACTGATACCGATGTACGAACCCAGCAATCAGCAGGAAGCGTATGATATGGTATACAGCGGCTTCGAATTCTCAGAAAAACTAGGCGAACCGATCCTGATGCGTATGGTAACCCGTCTGGCACACTCCCGTTCAGGAGTAGAACGCAAAAAACAAAAGCCACAGAACAGCATCTCTTTCAGCGAAGATCCGCGTCAGTTCATCTTGTTGCCGGGAAACGCCCGCAAACGCTACAAAGTATTGCTTGCCCGTCAAGACGAATTTATCAAAGCCTCAGAAGAATCACCTTATAACAAATACACAGACGGTCCTAACAAAAAGCTGGGAATCGTAGCTTGTGGCATCGGTTACAATTATCTGATGGAAAACTATCCGGAAGGTTGCGAATATCCGGTACTCAAAATCGGCCAATATCCATTGCCTAAAAAACAATTGCATCAATTGATCGAGTCTTGTGACGAAATCCTCGTTCTGGAAGACGGACAACCCTTTGTTGAAAAACAATTGAAAGGTTATCTGGGTATCGGCGTTAAAGTAAAAGGACGCCTCGACGGTACTCTGTCACAGGACGGAGAATTAAATCCGGACTCTGTAGCCCGTGCCGTAGGCAAAGAGAATAAATCGGAATTCGGTATTCCTTCTGTTGTAGAAATGCGCCCGCCCGCACTTTGCGAAGGCTGCGGACACCGCGATATGTATATCACGCTGACCGAAGTTCTAAAAGAAGAATATCCATCCCATAAAGTATTCAGCGACATCGGCTGTTACACATTAGGCGCAAATGCTCCTTTCAATGCAATCAACTCATGTGTGGACATGGGTGCTTCCATCACGATGGCAAAAGGTGCCGCTGACGGAGGTCTTTTCCCGGCCGTAGCTGTCATCGGTGACTCAACATTCACCCATTCCGGAATGACCGGACTATTAGATTGCGTGAACGAGAATGCCAGTGTAACCATCGTCATCTCCGACAATGAAACTACCGCCATGACAGGTGGACAGGATTCTGCCGGAACCGGACGTATTGAAGCGATCTGTGCAGGTATCGGAGTAGATCCGGCTCATATCCGTGTAGTTACTCCATTGAAGAAGAACTATGAAGAGATGAAGCAAATCATTCGCGAAGAAATCGAATATCGTGGTGTATCTGTCATTATCCCACGCAGAGAGTGTATCCAGACATTAGCACGCAAAAAAAGAAGTAAGTAA
- the mltG gene encoding endolytic transglycosylase MltG: protein MKRKKRNILLSILIGAFFLCAVAGGTLYYYLFAPQFHPSKTVYIYIDRDDTADSIYHKIKEFGHVNKFTGFQWMAKYKDFNQNIHTGRYAIRPNDNVYHVYSRFSRGYQEPMNLTIGSVRTLDRLARSIGKQLMIDSAEIASQLFDSTFQAQMGYTSTTLPSLFIPETYQVYWDMSVDEFFKRIKSEHKRFWNKDRLAQATAIGMTPEEVSTLASIVEEETNNNEEKPMVAGLYINRLHQDMPLQADPTIKFALQDFSLRRITNEHLKVNSPYNTYINTGLPPGPIRIPSKKGIDSVLNYTKHNYIYMCAKEDFSGTHNFASNYADHMANARKYWKALNERKIFK from the coding sequence ATGAAGAGAAAAAAGAGAAACATTCTATTGTCAATTCTAATCGGAGCATTTTTCCTTTGCGCAGTTGCAGGAGGAACTCTCTATTATTATCTGTTTGCTCCCCAATTTCATCCATCTAAAACCGTATATATCTATATAGACCGGGATGATACGGCTGATTCTATCTACCATAAAATAAAAGAATTCGGGCATGTCAATAAGTTCACCGGATTCCAGTGGATGGCAAAATACAAGGATTTCAATCAGAACATACATACCGGTCGTTATGCCATTCGTCCTAATGACAATGTCTATCATGTATATAGCCGTTTTTCCAGAGGTTATCAGGAACCTATGAACCTTACTATCGGAAGTGTCCGGACATTAGACCGATTAGCACGAAGCATCGGCAAGCAGCTCATGATAGACTCTGCCGAAATCGCCAGCCAACTGTTCGACTCTACTTTCCAAGCTCAAATGGGATATACCAGCACAACACTCCCCAGCCTTTTCATACCGGAAACCTATCAGGTATATTGGGACATGAGCGTAGACGAATTCTTCAAACGAATAAAGAGCGAACACAAACGTTTCTGGAATAAAGATCGCCTGGCGCAAGCTACTGCCATCGGCATGACACCGGAAGAAGTCAGCACTCTTGCTTCCATCGTTGAAGAAGAAACCAACAACAACGAAGAAAAACCAATGGTAGCCGGATTGTATATCAACCGATTACACCAAGATATGCCCTTACAGGCAGATCCCACCATCAAATTTGCCTTGCAGGACTTCAGTCTGCGCCGAATCACCAACGAGCATTTAAAAGTCAATTCTCCCTACAACACCTATATCAATACCGGACTACCGCCGGGACCCATCCGTATCCCCTCTAAAAAGGGAATAGACAGCGTGTTGAACTATACCAAACATAACTATATCTATATGTGTGCCAAAGAAGATTTTTCCGGAACTCACAACTTTGCCTCCAATTACGCCGACCACATGGCAAATGCAAGAAAATACTGGAAAGCCCTGAATGAAAGAAAGATTTTCAAGTAA
- a CDS encoding DNA/RNA non-specific endonuclease, producing MNRNKKGKNRKLFKKKSRSNNRLGCIIAIIVLIPILLGVYLYCQQINIQKNNEPLTDASFQIPPGKDLETPISLIPRQEQIIRHSGYTVSYNKDLKIPNWVSYELTRKETKGKEKRGNRFIADPLVTGPIATNADYTRSGYDKGHMAPAADMKWSPEAMKESFYFSNMCPQHPQLNRRGWKNLEEKIRNWAIADSAIIIICGPIIEKHPKTIGKNKVVVPQKFFKVVLSPFVKPMRAIGFLFNNEQAVEPLSSYAVTIDSIESLTNMDFFAPLPDEIENKIEADINYSLWPN from the coding sequence ATGAATCGAAATAAAAAAGGTAAAAACAGAAAACTATTCAAAAAGAAATCACGCTCTAATAATAGATTAGGATGTATCATTGCCATTATTGTGCTCATTCCTATTCTTTTGGGTGTTTATTTGTATTGCCAGCAGATTAATATCCAAAAAAATAACGAACCGCTAACTGACGCTTCCTTTCAAATTCCGCCCGGTAAGGATCTGGAGACACCCATATCACTAATTCCCCGGCAAGAACAAATCATCCGGCATAGCGGATATACGGTATCATACAACAAAGATTTAAAAATCCCCAACTGGGTTTCTTACGAATTAACCAGGAAAGAAACCAAAGGAAAAGAAAAAAGAGGTAATCGTTTTATTGCCGACCCATTAGTGACAGGTCCGATTGCGACGAATGCCGATTACACCCGTTCAGGATATGACAAAGGTCATATGGCTCCCGCCGCAGATATGAAATGGAGCCCTGAAGCCATGAAAGAATCATTCTATTTCAGCAATATGTGTCCACAACACCCACAACTAAATAGAAGAGGATGGAAAAACCTGGAAGAAAAGATCCGGAATTGGGCCATAGCGGACAGCGCCATTATTATTATATGTGGACCTATCATAGAAAAACATCCCAAAACAATCGGAAAGAATAAAGTCGTAGTACCTCAAAAGTTTTTTAAAGTAGTCCTTTCTCCTTTTGTCAAGCCGATGCGGGCTATCGGTTTCTTATTCAACAATGAGCAGGCGGTAGAACCTCTATCATCCTATGCAGTAACAATAGATAGCATTGAGAGTCTGACTAACATGGATTTCTTTGCGCCTCTGCCCGATGAGATAGAAAACAAAATAGAAGCAGACATTAATTATTCTCTGTGGCCGAACTAA
- a CDS encoding epoxyqueuosine reductase QueH produces MKKKFQLEVPGGADKVLLHTCCAPCSSAIIECMMQHHITPVIYYCNPNIYPQEEYIIRKEECTRYAQSLGLEIIDADYDHETWRCHIAGMEQEPERGGRCLRCFKLRLLETARYAHEHGFSVITTTLASSRWKSLEQINEAGQYATASYPDVTYWEQNWRKGGLSERRIAIIKEYNFYNQQYCGCEFSMRKEE; encoded by the coding sequence ATGAAAAAGAAATTCCAACTTGAAGTTCCGGGAGGAGCCGATAAAGTCTTACTTCATACTTGTTGTGCTCCTTGTTCATCAGCCATTATTGAATGTATGATGCAACATCATATCACCCCCGTTATTTATTATTGCAATCCTAATATTTATCCGCAGGAAGAGTATATTATAAGAAAAGAAGAATGCACGCGCTATGCCCAATCATTGGGATTGGAGATCATAGATGCTGATTACGATCATGAAACCTGGCGATGCCACATAGCAGGAATGGAGCAGGAACCCGAAAGAGGAGGACGTTGCCTGCGTTGTTTTAAACTGCGTTTATTGGAGACAGCCCGTTACGCACATGAACATGGTTTCTCTGTAATTACCACAACACTTGCCTCCAGCCGTTGGAAAAGCCTGGAGCAGATCAATGAAGCCGGACAATATGCTACCGCTTCTTACCCGGATGTCACATACTGGGAACAGAATTGGCGGAAAGGGGGACTTAGCGAACGACGCATTGCCATCATTAAAGAATACAACTTTTACAACCAACAATACTGCGGTTGTGAATTCAGCATGAGAAAAGAAGAATAA